The following coding sequences are from one Epinephelus moara isolate mb chromosome 7, YSFRI_EMoa_1.0, whole genome shotgun sequence window:
- the gja5a gene encoding gap junction protein, alpha 5a yields the protein MGDWSLLGNFLEEVQEHSTSVGKVWLTVLFIFRILVLGTAAESSWGDEQSDFLCDTQQPGCTNVCYDSAFPIAHIRYWVLQIVFVSTPSLIYMGHAMHIVRREEKLRKKEQEEREERGEGGGDLEEEKEYLQQKESGKTMMSNGTGRVRLKGALLQTYILSILIRTVMEVTFIVVQYMIYGVFLRALYLCKAWPCPNPVNCYMSRPTEKNVFIIFMLVVAGVSLLLSVLELYHLGWKSARKCRQKMMQKSKHRAVTVAVSTDLEPNSPPRPSASCTPPPDFSQCLAAPSSMNPMTSMASHPFNNRMALQQNSVNLATERHHSCDNLEDEEDFLRMRYDQAPTELPNSCSPSPLLHSGYMKDKRRLSKTSGSSSRARQDDLAV from the coding sequence ATGGGGGACTGGAGTCTCCTGGGAAATTTCCTAGAGGAGGTCCAGGAACACTCCACCTCAGTCGGGAAGGTCTGGCTCACCGTCCTCTTCATCTTCCGCATCCTGGTGCTGGGCACAGCAGCCGAGTCCTCGTGGGGCGACGAGCAGAGCGACTTCCTGTGCGACACTCAGCAACCCGGTTGCACCAACGTTTGTTATGATAGCGCCTTCCCCATCGCCCACATCCGCTACTGGGTGCTGCAGATCGTTTTTGTCTCCACGCCATCCCTCATCTACATGGGTCACGCCATGCACATTGTGCGCAGGGAGGAGAAACTGCGCAAGAAGGagcaggaagagagggaggagagaggggaaggcGGAGGAgacctggaggaggagaaggagtaCCTCCAGCAGAAGGAGAGTGGAAAAACAATGATGTCTAATGGGACTGGCCGTGTTCGCCTAAAAGGAGCTCTGCTGCAGACTTATATCCTGAGCATCCTGATCCGCACAGTGATGGAGGTGACGTTTATTGTGGTGCAGTACATGATCTATGGGGTGTTCCTCAGGGCCTTGTACCTGTGCAAGGCCTGGCCCTGCCCCAACCCTGTCAACTGCTACATGTCCCGGCCCACAGAGAAGAAcgtcttcatcatcttcatgcTGGTGGTGGCCggtgtgtctctgctgctgtctgtgttgGAGCTCTACCACCTTGGCTGGAAGAGCGCCAGGAAGTGTCGCCAAAAGATGATGCAGAAAAGCAAACACAGAGCTGTGACGGTGGCCGTGTCCACAGACTTGGAGCCAAACAGCCCACCTCGGCCCTCGGCCTCCTGCACCCCACCTCCTGACTTCAGCCAGTGCCTGGCAGCCCCGAGCTCCATGAACCCCATGACCTCTATGGCCTCTCATCCCTTCAACAACAGGATGGCGCTGCAGCAGAACTCGGTCAACTTGGCCACCGAGCGGCATCACAGCTGCGACAACCTAGAGGACGAGGAAGACTTCCTGAGGATGAGATATGACCAAGCGCCCACAGAGCTGCCCAACAGCTGCTCCCCATCACCTCTGCTGCACTCCGGCTACATGAAGGACAAACGCCGCCTGAGCAAGACCAGCGGGAGCAGCAGCCGGGCTCGCCAGGATGACCTGGCAGTATAG
- the acp6 gene encoding lysophosphatidic acid phosphatase type 6: MRKVWTKAGVFGSASVVFGSMLWSQKKTKPDHPASGSSPADTNTRSPYELKLVQVVFRHGARTPLKSIPDVMEAQWVPTLLEPPAHTHINYKVTDLDGGPRPPALVEESYRKNTLTGGTYPGQLTTVGMQQLYELGKRLRRRYIEESPFLSSTFSPMEVYVRSTNIVRTIESAKCLVAGLFQQKQKEIVPIVTTDAESEILYPNYHGCKLLKSLGSHRWAESATLPDIAADLQSIQNALGIAAHQRIDFILIRDDMVARETHGLPCPSVLDTWRNTVEQRAVDMICHVYEPSKRENLQLCVGRLLHTLLTNIDEKVQGTSSEPNRKLFLYSAHDTTLIPCLMALGVFDMRWPPYAADMTLELHQQQQTNKSFVKVSYVGEDLLIPGCSGVYCPLEEFKQVLSAYSLSSDLYQSLCNSTEDLTDP; this comes from the exons ATGAGGAAGGTTTGGACCAAAGCAGGTGTGTTCGGCTCGGCGTCAGTGGTCTTTGGTTCGATGTTGTGGTCGCAGAAGAAGACTAAACCAGACCACCCCGCTTCCGGTTCCTCTCCTGCTGACACAAACACCAGATCTCCCTACGAACTGAAACTGGTCCAAGTCGTGTTCCGACACGGTGCTCGAACACCGCTGAAGTCAATACCTGATGTGATGGAG GCCCAGTGGGTGCCGACTCTCTTGGAGCCTCCGGCACACACCCACATCAACTATAAAGTGACAGATCTTGATGGTGGCCCCAGGCCCCCGGCTCTTGTGGAAGAGAGCTACCGGAAAAACACGCTGACC GGTGGCACGTACCCCGGTCAGCTGACCACAGTGGGCATGCAGCAGCTGTATGAGCTGGGCAAGAGGCTGAGGAGGAGATACATTGAGGAGAGTCCTTTCCTCAGCTCCACCTTTAGCCCGATGGAGGTCTA tgTTCGCTCCACTAACATTGTGAGGACCATTGAATCTGCCAAGTGCCTGGTAGCAGGGCTCttccagcaaaaacaaaaag AAATTGTGCCTATAGTAACAACGGATGCAGAATCTGAAATCCTGTATCCTAACTACCACGGATGCAAGCTGCTCAAATCCCTCGGCAG CCACCGCTGGGCAGAGTCGGCCACTCTGCCAGACATTGCAGCAGACCTGCAGAGCATCCAGAACGCACTGGGCATCGCTGCTCACCAGCGCATCGACTTCATCCTCATTAGGGACGACATGGTTGCCAGAGAG ACGCATGGCCTGCCCTGCCCATCAGTGCTGGACACCTGGAGGAATACAGTGGAACAGAGAGCAGTTGACATGATCTGCCATGTGTATGAACCCAGCAAGAG ggaGAACTTGCAGCTGTGTGTTGGACGCCTCCTGCACACACTTTTAACCAACATAGATGAGAAAGTACAGGGCACCTCATCAGAGCCAAACAG GAAGCTATTTTTGTACTCTGCACACGACACTACTTTGATTCCCTGTCTGATGGCTCTGGGGGTGTTTGACATGAGATGGCCACCGTATGCCGCTGACATGACTCTGGAGCTGCACCAACAGCAGCAGACCAACAAGTCCTTCGTTAAAGTGTCATACGTGGGCGAG GATCTACTTATACCAGGTTGTAGTGGAGTCTACTGCCCTCTGGAGGAGTTCAAACAGGTCCTCTCAGCATACTCACTGAGCTCTGACCTCTACCAGTCACTTTGTAACAGCACAGAGGACCTGACCGATCCCTGA